GGCCGTAGCCGATCAGCGAGGTGATGTAAGCGCCGCGCTGCAGGCAGAGGATTTGCGAGACAGAACCACTGGTGCAGAGACTGTCGGCGACGCTCACCTCGTCCTGACGGATCGTGTAGCGCAGGCTCATCGACGAGTCGTTGGTCAGCGGGAAGCCGAAGCGCACATCGCCGCCAACCGACTTGGTGTCGTAGGCCGCGTACTGCGAAAGGTCGTAGCGGAAGGTGTAGAGGTTCAGGCCCGCGACCAGATTGCGACCCAGGAAGCGCGGCTCGCTGAAGCCGAAATCGATCTGCTGACGCAGCGAGCCCACGGACGCCCGCGCGCGAAGGTTCTGGCCGCGCCCGCGGAAGTTCCGCTCGGTGATGCCCACATCCAGCACCAGCTTGTCGATCGAGCTGTAACCGGCGCTGAACGACAGTTCACCGGTCGGTTGTTCCTCGACCTTGACCCGCAGGCTGGTGCGATCCGGCGCCGAGCCCGGCGCGTCTTCGATCTCTACTTCCTTGAAGAAGCCCAGGCGACGAATGTTGTTCTTGGAGCGGTCAACCAGAACGCGGTTGTAGGCGTCGCCTTCGGCGACTTCCAGCTCGCGACGCAGCACGTAGTCGAGCGTGCGGGTGTTGCCGACGATGTCGATGCGATCGACATAGACGCGCGGCCCTTCGCGAACCTGGAACACCACGTCGACCGTCTTGGTCTCGCGGTTGGGCACATAGCGCGGGCGCACGTCCACGAACGCGAAGCCCGCCGCGCCGGCGGCGAAGGTCAGGGCGTCGGTCGCCTGCTCGATGCGCTCGTCTTCATAAAGCTGGCCGGTGCGGACGGGCAGAATCTGGGCCAGCAGGTTGCCGTCCAGCTTCTTTAGTTCGGTCTCGACGGTGATCTTGCCGAACTTGTACTTCGGCCCTTCCTCAAGCGTGTAGGTGACGGCGAAGCCGTTCTTGTCCGGCGCCAACTCGGCGACCGAAGAGATGACGCGGAAGTCGAAATAGCCGCGATTTCGATAGTGCTTGCGCAGTTGTTCGCGGTCGTACTCGATCCGGTCGGGGTCGTAGTTATCGTTGCTGGTCAGGATCTTGTACCAGCGGCTCTCCTTCGTGACGATCACGTCACGCAGGTCGTTGTCCGAGAACTCGGAATTGCCGAGGAAGTTGATCCCCAGAACGCCACTTTTGGCGCCCTCACTGATTTCGAACACCAGATCGACGCGCTTCTGCGGCAGTTCGACGACCTTAGGCGTCACGGTGGCCGAAATCCGACCCGAGCGGCGATAGAGTTCGATGATCCGCTGAACGTCGGCTTGGACCTTGGCGCGCGTGAAGATGCCACGTGGGCGGATCTGCACTTCGTCCTTCAGCTTGTCTTCCTTGAGGGAGGAATTCCCTTCAAAGACAACCTGATTGATGATCGGGTTTTCGACGACTTTCACGACGAGATCGCCACCGAGCATCTCGATCTTCACGTCGGCGAAGAGATCGGTGCGCGCCAGGGTCTTCAGCGCCAGGTCAAGGCGTTGCGAGTCGACGGTGTCGCCCGGCTGGATCGGCAAATAGGACAGCACCGTCCCTTGCTCGATGCGCTCGTTGCCTTGCACCAGAATACGCTGAACCACGCCCGTCTGGGCGGCCTGAGCAAAGGCCTGATGCGGAGCCACCAGGGCCGTCGAGCCGAGAAGCAGCGCCATACCCGTGGCGAACGCGGCGCTTTGGGCGCGAAGTTTGTTCATGTGACCAATCATGGACGGAGGACGGACGTTCACGTGAACAGTCCGCCGATGAATTTGAACACGTCGTAGCGGTTTAGGTCGTTCCACGCCGCGAACAGCATGAAACCCAGGATCAAGGCAAGCCCCGCGCGGAAGCCGGCGGCTTGGAATTCAGCCCGGAGAGGCCGCTTCGCCACGGCTTCATAGGCGTACATCACCAAATGACCGCCATCGAGAACAGGAATCGGCAGCAGGTTCATGAAGCCGATGCTGACCGACAGGCTCGCGATCAGCCAGAACTGAGAATAGAGCAGCCCGATCATCAGGGCCTTGCCATTGGGGGCCTGCTCCACGACGCCATTCGTCACGGCGCCGGCGGTATGGCCAATGCCGATGATGCCACTGATCTGGTCGGCAGGCAGTTGCCCCATAAGCAACCGGCCGAGGTAGAACGCGATGGTCCGGATCATATCCCAGACCTCGACCGTCGCGTCGGGAATGGCGCTCAGCAGCGATGAGCGCTCAAATCGACCACCAGGCGCGCTGCGCAGGCCCAATTCGCCGACCTTTACCCGGCCGCTGATTTCGTTTTGACGCTCCACAAGGCGCGGCGTCGCGGTGAGATGCACGGTGCGCCCTTCCCGCTCGACCGCGAAGTCGATGGGCATGTTCGCCCGTAGGGCCACATAGCCCTGAATGTCCTGGAAGGAGCGAATGCGGCGGTCGTCCGCCTTCAGAATCACGTCGCCGGGCTTAAAGCCTGCAACAGCGGCCGGCGTTCCGGCGACAACCTCCCCGACGGCGGTGGAGGTCTTCTGCGCGCCAAACGCTACAAGGATCACGGCGAAAACGAGGATTGCCAGAACAAAGTTCGCCAACGGTCCCGCGACCGCGATGAAAGCGCGTTGCCAAACGGGTTTGAAATGGAAGTAGCGGTTGACCGCGTCATCGCCCTCCCGGCGGCTGATTTCACGTCGCATCGCGTCGAGGTCGTTCTGGTCAGGAACGCTCGCGGCGTTCTCGTCGCCGGCGAAACGGACATAGCCGCCAAGCGGCAAGGCGGCGATGCACCATTCCACGCCGGTCTTGTCCCGCCAGGAAATGAGCGGGGCCCCAAAACCGATGGAGAAACGGTCGATCGCCACGCCGCAGGCGCGCGCCGCCCAGAAGTGTCCGAGCTCGTGCACCGTCACGACGACGGACAGCACGAACACCAAAGACACAAGCATGATCAGAAAGCCGATCATCGCGCGAAAATACTCTCCCCGGTCAGGCCCGCAGACGCTTCTGCGCGACAACCTCGGCCGCAATGCGGCGAGCAGAGGCGTCGATCCACATAGCGTTCTCGACAGCCTCGTCGTCTGCGACAGCGAGATCGCCCAAGCTGTTCATCCGCTCAAGGGTCCCCGCCACCGCGGCGGCAATATCGAGAAACCCGATACGCCGGTCAAGGAAGGCCGCAACGGCGACTTCGTTGGCGGCGTTCATGGCCGCTGGCGCCCCCCCGCCCAGCCTTAGGGCTTCGCGTGCGATTTCGATGGCGGGAAAACGCGCAACATCCGGCGACTCGAAGGTCAACTGACCGTACGCGGCGAGATCGAGGCGCGGCGCCGGCCACGGCAGGCGATCAGGCCATGAAAAAGCGCAGGCGATCGGCGCCCGCATGTCCGGCGGCCCCAGTTGAGCCAAGGTCGAGCCGTCGACATACTCGACAAGGCTATGAATGACGGACTGCGGATGGATCACGACGTCGATGCGCTCTTCCGGCGTTCCGAACAGGTATGACGCCTCGATCATCTCAAGGCCCTTGTTCATCATCGTCGCGGAATCGACCGAAATCTTGGCGCCCATAGACCAATTCGGGTGAGCGATGGCCTGTTCGGGCGTGGCCCGCGCCATGGCCGACATGTCCCATGTCCTGAACGGTCCCCCAGAGGCGGTCAGGATCAGGCGCGAAACCCGCTCGACGCAAGCCGGCTGCAAGACCTGGAAAATGGCCGAATGCTCGGAGTCCACGGGTATCACCGAGCCTCCCGCCGCCTTGGCGATCGCCAGAAGCGCCGGCCCCGCGCAGACGAGGCTCTCCTTGTTCGCCAGCGCGATCACCGCGCCGGTGCGCGCGGCCGCCACCGTCGGTGCAAGGCCTGCCGCGCCAACAATGGCGGACATCACCCAGTCCGCGCCCATGGCCGCAGCCTCGCGGACGGCCTCTGCGCCTGCGGCCACCTGAACCCCCGTCCCGGCCAGGCCTAACCTCAGGTCTTCAAGTCGGGAGGAGTCTTCGATCACGGCGACCCGGGGCCGCCAGCGCCGGGCCTGCGCAATCAGTCTCTCGACGTTGCGTCCAGCGGTCAGCGCAAGGATTTCCACCGACGCGCCGGATTCCTCGAAGAGGCTCAGGGTCGAAAGGCCGATCGATCCGGTCGAGCCCAGCACCACCACCTTGCGCGGCGAGGTCAATGCGCCCATCCGACATAATCGACCAGCCTCACGGCCGCGATAACGATAGCCGCGAACATCAGTCCATCGACACGGTCGAGAAGGCCGCCATGCCCGGGAATGAGGTCGCCGCTGTCCTTGACGCCGAACCGGCGCT
The DNA window shown above is from Caulobacter sp. FWC26 and carries:
- a CDS encoding RIP metalloprotease, with product MIGFLIMLVSLVFVLSVVVTVHELGHFWAARACGVAIDRFSIGFGAPLISWRDKTGVEWCIAALPLGGYVRFAGDENAASVPDQNDLDAMRREISRREGDDAVNRYFHFKPVWQRAFIAVAGPLANFVLAILVFAVILVAFGAQKTSTAVGEVVAGTPAAVAGFKPGDVILKADDRRIRSFQDIQGYVALRANMPIDFAVEREGRTVHLTATPRLVERQNEISGRVKVGELGLRSAPGGRFERSSLLSAIPDATVEVWDMIRTIAFYLGRLLMGQLPADQISGIIGIGHTAGAVTNGVVEQAPNGKALMIGLLYSQFWLIASLSVSIGFMNLLPIPVLDGGHLVMYAYEAVAKRPLRAEFQAAGFRAGLALILGFMLFAAWNDLNRYDVFKFIGGLFT
- a CDS encoding 1-deoxy-D-xylulose-5-phosphate reductoisomerase — encoded protein: MGALTSPRKVVVLGSTGSIGLSTLSLFEESGASVEILALTAGRNVERLIAQARRWRPRVAVIEDSSRLEDLRLGLAGTGVQVAAGAEAVREAAAMGADWVMSAIVGAAGLAPTVAAARTGAVIALANKESLVCAGPALLAIAKAAGGSVIPVDSEHSAIFQVLQPACVERVSRLILTASGGPFRTWDMSAMARATPEQAIAHPNWSMGAKISVDSATMMNKGLEMIEASYLFGTPEERIDVVIHPQSVIHSLVEYVDGSTLAQLGPPDMRAPIACAFSWPDRLPWPAPRLDLAAYGQLTFESPDVARFPAIEIAREALRLGGGAPAAMNAANEVAVAAFLDRRIGFLDIAAAVAGTLERMNSLGDLAVADDEAVENAMWIDASARRIAAEVVAQKRLRA
- the bamA gene encoding outer membrane protein assembly factor BamA; translated protein: MIGHMNKLRAQSAAFATGMALLLGSTALVAPHQAFAQAAQTGVVQRILVQGNERIEQGTVLSYLPIQPGDTVDSQRLDLALKTLARTDLFADVKIEMLGGDLVVKVVENPIINQVVFEGNSSLKEDKLKDEVQIRPRGIFTRAKVQADVQRIIELYRRSGRISATVTPKVVELPQKRVDLVFEISEGAKSGVLGINFLGNSEFSDNDLRDVIVTKESRWYKILTSNDNYDPDRIEYDREQLRKHYRNRGYFDFRVISSVAELAPDKNGFAVTYTLEEGPKYKFGKITVETELKKLDGNLLAQILPVRTGQLYEDERIEQATDALTFAAGAAGFAFVDVRPRYVPNRETKTVDVVFQVREGPRVYVDRIDIVGNTRTLDYVLRRELEVAEGDAYNRVLVDRSKNNIRRLGFFKEVEIEDAPGSAPDRTSLRVKVEEQPTGELSFSAGYSSIDKLVLDVGITERNFRGRGQNLRARASVGSLRQQIDFGFSEPRFLGRNLVAGLNLYTFRYDLSQYAAYDTKSVGGDVRFGFPLTNDSSMSLRYTIRQDEVSVADSLCTSGSVSQILCLQRGAYITSLIGYGLRIDKRNDPINPTRGWFADLNQDLAGLGGDVKYLKTEADAGWYWGFTKDLVFSATGSFGYIEGWGGDNVRINDRFYRGGTSFRGFEIAGIGPRDISSSYNSMGAKLYAISTFELTVPTFLPEQYGIKAALFSDVGTAGLLDDVDRQKSPGVFDPNIRDNLGLRASAGISIDWKSPMGPIRFDISRILAKESYDRTETFRFSTSTRFQ